In Prionailurus viverrinus isolate Anna chromosome C2, UM_Priviv_1.0, whole genome shotgun sequence, one DNA window encodes the following:
- the CLDN8 gene encoding claudin-8, protein MATYALQIAGLVLGGVGMVGTLAVTIMPQWRVSAFIGSNIVVFENFWEGLWMNCVRQANIRMQCKVYDSLLALSPDLQASRGLMCAASVLSCLAFVTAILGMKCTRCTGDDEKVKGHILLTAGIIFIVTGLLVLIPVSWVANSIIREFYNPIVETAQKHELGEALYIGWTTALVLIAGGALFCCVSCAGEKSSSYRYSVPSHRTTQKSYHVEKKSPSVYSRSQYV, encoded by the coding sequence ATGGCCACCTATGCCCTGCAGATCGCTGGACTGGTGCTTGGTGGCGTTGGCATGGTGGGCACGCTGGCCGTCACCATCATGCCTCAGTGGAGAGTGTCTGCCTTCATTGGAAGCAACATCGTGGTGTTTGAAAACTTCTGGGAAGGACTGTGGATGAACTGCGTGAGGCAAGCCAACATCAGAATGCAGTGCAAAGTCTATGACTCCCTGCTGGCGCTGTCTCCAGACCTGCAGGCATCCAGAGGGCTCATGTGTGCTGCTTCCGTGCTGTCCTGCCTGGCTTTCGTGACTGCCATCCTGGGCATGAAGTGCACCAGGTGCACCGGAGACGACGAGAAGGTGAAGGGTCACATCTTGCTGACAGCCGGAATCATCTTCATTGTCACAGGTCTCCTAGTGCTAATCCCTGTGAGCTGGGTTGCCAATTCCATCATCAGAGAGTTCTACAACCCGATAGTGGAGACGGCCCAAAAACACGAGCTTGGAGAGGCTCTCTACATAGGCTGGACCACGGCGCTGGTGCTGATTGCTGGAGGGGCACTGTTCTGCTGTGTCTCTTGTGCCGGTGAGAAGAGCAGCAGCTACAGGTACTCCGTACCTTCCCACCGCACAACCCAAAAGAGCTATCACGTGGAAAAGAAGTCACCGAGCGTGTACTCCAGAAGTCAGTATGTGTAG